Part of the Vicinamibacteria bacterium genome, GACGACATGCAGGGCGGCTCGTTCACCGTCACCAACCTCGGCGGCATCGGGGGGACCTCGTTCACCCCCGTCGTCAACTGGCCGGAGGTCGCGATTCTCGGATTGTCGCGGAGCCGGCGAGAGCCGTCGTGGACCGGCAACGGCTTCGAGCCCCGGCTGGTGCTGCCGCTCTCTCTTTCTTACGACCATCGGGTCATCGATGGCGCCGATGCGGCGCGGTTCCTCCGGTTCGTCGCCGAGGTGTTCGAAGATCCGTTCTTGCTGTCCTTGGAAGGAAGCATTCCATGACCAAGTCGAACGATCGCGTCCAAGTGGCCGTGGTGGGGGGCGGACCCGGAGGCTATGCCGCCGCTTTTCGCGCCGCGGACCACGGTCTTTCGGTGGCTCTCGTGGACCCCGAGGAGAATCCCGGAGGCGTATGCCTCTACCGCGGCTGCATTCCATCCAAGGCGTTGCTCCACGTGACCAAGGTTCTCGACGACGCCCGGGCGGCCGCCGAATGGGGCATTCGTTTTGCCGATCCCGAGATCGATCTCGAGGCCCTGCGCGGTTTCGAAGCGCGAGTCGTGGAGAAGCTCACCCGGGGACTCGGTGACTTGAGAGGGAGGCGGGATGTTCGCTATGTCCGTGGTCTGGCGGGAATCGCCGACGCTCACACGCTCGAGGTCGACACCGGCGGCGACACGAAGGAGACTATAGCCTGCGAGCACATCATTCTCGCCACGGGTTCGAAGCCGATGCGACCTTCCAATCTCTGGATCGAAAGCCCTCGCGTCCTGGATTCTTCCGGGGCGCTCGCGCTCGACGAGGTCCCGAAGTCTCTACTCGTGGTCGGCGGCGGCTATATCGGGCTCGAGCTCGGTTCGGTCTATGCGTCCCTCGGAAGCCGCGTGAGCGTCGTCGAGATGACCGAGGGTCTCCTTCCCGGTGTCGATCGGGATCTGGTGGGCGTGCTCGAAAAACGCGTCAAGGAGCGCTTCGACCAGGTGCTCCTCGGGACGAAGGTCGAGCGGCTGCGGGAGATGGACGACGGGATTCGAGTCAGCCTCGAGGGAGAAGACCTGGAGGAGACAGAGCAACGATTCGAGAAAGTGCTGATCGCCGTGGGCCGCTCTCCGAACACCGACATTCCTGGTCTCGGTAGAACGAAAGTTCAGATCGGTGACGATGGTTTCCTCGCGGTCTCTCCAGAGCGCAGGACCGCAGAGCCATCCATCTTCGCCATCGGTGACATCGCCGGAGAACCCATGCTCGCGCACAAAGCGTCACATGAAGGCAAAGTGGCCGCCGACGTCATCGCCGGCGAAGCGGCCGCGTTCGAGCCGCGAGCGATTCCCGCCGTCGTCTTCACCGACCCCGAAATCGCCTGGTGCGGGCTCTCGGAAGAAGAGGCCAAGGAAGAGGGAATCGACGTGGAGACCGCACGATTCCCGTGGGAAGCCTCGGGCCGTGCAACCACTCTAGGAGGCGCCAAAGGACTCACCAAGCTCATCGTCGAACCGGAATCCGGGCGTTTGCTCGGTGCCGGCTTCGCCGGGCCGGGAGCGGGCGAGCTCGTCTCGGAGACGGTCCTGGCTATCGAGATGGGCGCCACCACAAAGGATCTCGAGCTCTCCATCCATCCACATCCGACGCTCTCCGAAACGGTGATGGAGGCGGCCGAAGTCTTTCTGGGTCACGGCACGCACGTTTATCGGCGCTGACGCTGAACCTCGACCGGAACGGAATGGCACTATAAATGGGTTCGGGCTGTATCGACCGGTTCTGGCTCTCGGTCTTCTTGCGCGCCTTACTAGGCAGATCCCGTAGCACCGGGATACCGGAGCCCCCCGATGGAGAATTACGGTAAACGGCTGATTGGTTTTGTATTCCGGTCGAGAGAACATAGCCAACATCGGGAGCATGCAATGAGTTGGAAGAAGCCGTGGTTTGCCGGGGTGGTAATGTTCCTTGCCGCCGCGTCTTGTAGACCCCCAGCGGGCCAGCCAGAGACCAAAGAAGAGTCACTTAATGCAGGGGAGCTCGCAGGAACGCTACAGGCTCAAAAGGAAACCTTGGAGCAGGCCATCGCCCTCGAGCTTGCCGAGCTCGAAATAGACATCGGCGAGCTGCGCTCCAAGGCCGATGCGACGGACGAGGACTTCACTTCCGAGTTCGTCCACCTGGACCAGCTCATGAGCGATCTCGACGCTCGATTG contains:
- a CDS encoding 2-oxo acid dehydrogenase subunit E2, coding for RHAKRVEDAGGKLTLTALAIHVAAVALRRFPRFNTSLDIANEQIIVKEYRHIGVAVDTERGLVVPVVRNADRLSLGQIAAAVTALAERARSGKLSPDDMQGGSFTVTNLGGIGGTSFTPVVNWPEVAILGLSRSRREPSWTGNGFEPRLVLPLSLSYDHRVIDGADAARFLRFVAEVFEDPFLLSLEGSIP
- the lpdA gene encoding dihydrolipoyl dehydrogenase yields the protein MTKSNDRVQVAVVGGGPGGYAAAFRAADHGLSVALVDPEENPGGVCLYRGCIPSKALLHVTKVLDDARAAAEWGIRFADPEIDLEALRGFEARVVEKLTRGLGDLRGRRDVRYVRGLAGIADAHTLEVDTGGDTKETIACEHIILATGSKPMRPSNLWIESPRVLDSSGALALDEVPKSLLVVGGGYIGLELGSVYASLGSRVSVVEMTEGLLPGVDRDLVGVLEKRVKERFDQVLLGTKVERLREMDDGIRVSLEGEDLEETEQRFEKVLIAVGRSPNTDIPGLGRTKVQIGDDGFLAVSPERRTAEPSIFAIGDIAGEPMLAHKASHEGKVAADVIAGEAAAFEPRAIPAVVFTDPEIAWCGLSEEEAKEEGIDVETARFPWEASGRATTLGGAKGLTKLIVEPESGRLLGAGFAGPGAGELVSETVLAIEMGATTKDLELSIHPHPTLSETVMEAAEVFLGHGTHVYRR